One window of Cryobacterium arcticum genomic DNA carries:
- a CDS encoding NAD(P)/FAD-dependent oxidoreductase: MSTGFDQTVVVIGAGYAGILAANRIQASLKPAEGRRVRVRLVNPAPHFIERVRLHEVAAGVRATAAVPLSKMLHARVEVVLGTVLRIDAPARVLGVATDSGVTREPYDILVYAVGSVAALGAPGAEHFAHLLSNVQGAESARLAIATGPADQRIVVVGGGATGVEAAAEFAERHPRASVTLVSRSAVLGHLPAASRRSVARSLAKLGVEVREWSDVRRVQADAVELSDGTRIPSDVTVWTASFAVPDLARRSGLDVDSIGRLLVDEELRTVRYPEILGAGDAVRPPSSVGSHLRMGCAIAMPLGAQAADNVLAVLRGETLTTLDVGFGAQCISMGRKMGLIQLLTAADEPRPLRITGRAGALVKEFVCAVIATGSPRRERTRPGSLMLPSGPKRVPVDSKR, translated from the coding sequence ATGAGTACAGGTTTCGACCAGACGGTCGTCGTCATCGGGGCCGGCTATGCCGGCATCCTGGCGGCCAACCGCATCCAGGCCTCGCTGAAGCCCGCGGAGGGACGCCGGGTGCGCGTGCGGCTGGTCAACCCGGCACCGCACTTCATAGAACGGGTGCGCCTGCATGAGGTGGCTGCCGGGGTGCGCGCGACCGCGGCGGTACCCCTGTCCAAGATGCTCCATGCCCGGGTCGAGGTTGTGCTGGGAACGGTCCTGCGTATCGACGCACCGGCCCGTGTTCTCGGTGTGGCGACCGACAGCGGGGTGACCCGTGAGCCGTACGACATCCTCGTCTACGCGGTGGGGAGCGTCGCCGCGCTCGGTGCGCCAGGCGCCGAACACTTCGCGCACCTGCTGAGCAACGTCCAGGGTGCGGAATCGGCGCGCCTGGCGATCGCCACGGGCCCGGCCGACCAGCGCATCGTCGTCGTCGGCGGAGGTGCGACGGGCGTGGAGGCCGCGGCGGAGTTCGCGGAACGTCACCCGAGAGCATCCGTCACCCTGGTGTCGCGGAGCGCGGTTCTCGGGCACCTCCCCGCGGCGTCCCGGCGGTCGGTTGCCCGGTCGCTGGCAAAGCTCGGCGTCGAAGTGCGGGAGTGGAGCGACGTACGCCGGGTGCAGGCCGACGCCGTCGAGCTCTCCGACGGCACGCGGATTCCTAGCGACGTCACCGTCTGGACCGCCTCGTTCGCCGTGCCTGATCTCGCCCGCCGCAGCGGCCTCGACGTCGACTCCATCGGCCGGTTGCTGGTCGACGAGGAGCTCCGCACGGTCCGGTACCCGGAGATTCTCGGTGCGGGGGACGCGGTACGCCCGCCGTCCTCCGTCGGCTCCCACCTGCGCATGGGCTGTGCCATCGCCATGCCCCTCGGCGCCCAGGCGGCGGACAACGTTCTCGCCGTTCTGCGCGGTGAGACCCTGACGACACTCGATGTGGGGTTCGGTGCTCAGTGCATCAGCATGGGCCGAAAAATGGGGCTGATCCAGCTGCTCACCGCAGCGGATGAGCCGCGCCCACTGCGGATCACCGGCCGGGCCGGTGCGCTGGTCAAGGAGTTCGTCTGCGCGGTCATCGCCACAGGATCGCCTCGGCGCGAGCGCACACGGCCCGGGTCCCTGATGCTGCCCTCCGGGCCCAAGCGCGTGCCCGTGGACTCCAAGCGCTAA